The Gadus macrocephalus chromosome 21, ASM3116895v1 genome has a segment encoding these proteins:
- the si:dkey-85n7.8 gene encoding COX8 domain-containing protein: MGVLWLRRGRRSLIWTKAVLQDSRASIYSKPPRNHIGAGQSFFIMSVFAVAMLAPAGWILHHLPEYRQRPRPGHQEQNPKT; the protein is encoded by the exons ATGGGGGTTCTGTGGCTAAGGAGAGGCCGCCGCTCTCTGATCTGGACCAAGGCGGTTCTGCAGGACAGCAGGGCCAGCATCTACAGCAAACCCCCCCGAAATCACATTGGAGccggg CAAAGCTTCTTCATCATGTCGGTGTTTGCGGTGGCCATGTTGGCTCCTGCTGGCTGGATCCTGCATCACCTCCCAGAGTACCGCCAGCGTCCAAGACCTGGACACCAAGAACAGAACCCCAAAACCTGA
- the asb2a.1 gene encoding ankyrin repeat and SOCS box protein 2 isoform X1, producing MALVSASVSQASNSGLALEDYSIYNQLSDDELLALAIERSLTNSPSLSGNQNQPGNQSSASRGETSGGLSTRRTGQPNGPNSANPPPNQPPEGAAAQYSSHNPPVDKLFNPKNFSGTVSHFITGQGKRMVAYRKHDGALVHVCPEPEEEDGPLFAAIKKGDVRQVRALVGQEHSQMSSKPGWMAIHEAACYGQEACLNVLLTGKGQGMINMRTAQDQTALLLAVSYSHAACARLLLERGADTALMNKDRETPLYKACEEDNAEIVAMLLNHGASVNVHCNQGWTPLQEAVCRNNVEICEMLVQAGARLTPANVYGISPLFTAAQSGQVATLRFLIKHGADVDSQATDGATALYEATKNGHVKVVELLLSQKADANKASKRGLLPLHIAAQNGDDILVPMLIPATTKARIRRAGISPLHVAAEHNMDDVLELLIQADFDVNAQLSHEHSKLYEDHRTTALYFSVANNNVDAVRMLLEAGADPNLDLFNPLLVAVRGGCMETVTLLVEHGADVNAYLSTHPTTFPATVLFAMKYLSMLKYILDNGCDALACFRCAHGSSPHPPLKLNHFERDEMRYTEINMTECTARHCVQFCEMVSIPSMCRWAGPIIDVLLDYVGRVKLCSRLQEHLDSYPDWHPIKVRATTTPPLMQMCRLRIRQVVGVQRLRRLKTLPLPGSLLRFLVYKGASIDFE from the exons ATGGCGTTGGTCAGTGCCTCAGTCTCCCAGGCCAGCAACTCCGGCCTGGCCTTGGAGGACTACTCCATCTACAATCAGCTGTCCGATGACGAACTCCTTGCGCTCGCCATCGAACGCAGTCTAACCAACAGCCCCAGTCTATCCGGCAACCAGAATCAACCTGGCAACCAGAGTTCGGCTTCAAGGGGAGAAACAAGTGGAGGTCTTTCAACTCGTCGAACTGGTCAGCCTAACGGACCGAACTCTGCAAACCCTCCCCCAAACCAGCCACCTGAGGGCGCTGCCGCGCAGTACAGTTCCCACAATCCCCCAGTGGACAAATTATTCAATCC GAAGAACTTTTCTGGCACGGTGAGCCACTTCATCACGGGCCAAGGCAAGCGCATGGTTGCGTACCGCAAGCACGACGGGGCACTGGTCCACGTCTGCCCCGAGCCAGAGGA GGAGGATGGGCCTCTGTTCGCAGCCATCAAGAAAGGAGATGTACGCCAGGTGAGGGCGCTAGTGGGCCAGGAACACAGCCAGATGTCCAGTAAACCCGGCTGGATGGCCATTCACGAGGCTGCCTGCTACGGACAGGAGGCCTGCCTCAACGTACTGCTGACAG GAAAAGGACAAGGGATGATCAACATGCGAACTGCGCAGGACCAGACTGCGCTTCTTCTGGCAGTCAGCTACTCCCATGCGGCCTGTGCCAGGCTGCTGCTGGAGAGAGGAGCTGACACGGCGCTCATGAATAAAGACAGGGAGACTCCCCTTTACAAAG CTTGCGAGGAAGACAACGCGGAGATCGTGGCGATGCTCCTGAACCACGGGGCGTCGGTGAACGTCCACTGCAACCAGGGCTGGACGCCGCTGCAGGAGGCCGTGTGTCGCAACAACGTGGAGATCTGTGAGATGCTGGTGCAGGCCGGTGCCAGGCTCACCCCAGCCAACGTCTACGGCATCTCCCCGCTCTTCACCGCGGCCCAGAGCGGGCAGGTTGCAACGCTCCGGTTTCTTATTAAACACG GTGCGGATGTTGACAGCCAGGCAACAGATGGCGCCACCGCGCTGTACGAAGCGACCAAAAATGGACACGTGAAGGTCGTGGAGCTGCTCCTCTCGCAGAAGGCCGACGCCAACAAGGCCAGCAAGAGAGGACTACTGCCTCTGCACATCGCTGCCCAGAATGGGGATGACAT CCTGGTGCCCATGCTGATCCCGGCCACTACCAAGGCGCGTATCCGGCGCGCCGGCATCAGCCCCCTGCACGTGGCGGCCGAACACAACATGGACGACGTGCTGGAGCTCCTGATCCAGGCCGACTTCGACGTCAACGCCCAGCTGTCCCACGAGCACTCCAAGCTGTACGAGGACCACCGCACCACCGCGCTCTACTTCTCGGTGGCCAACAACAACGTGGACGCGGTGCGGATGCTGCTGGAGGCGGGCGCCGACCCCAACCTGGACCTGTTCAACCCCCTGCTGGTCGCGGTGCGCGGCGGCTGCATGGAGACGGTCACCCTGCTGGTGGAGCACGGCGCCGACGTCAACGCCTACCTGtccacccaccccaccacctTCCCGGCCACCGTGCTCTTCGCCATGAAGTACCTCTCCATGCTGAAGTACATCCTGGACAACGGCTGCGACGCGCTGGCGTGTTTCCGCTGCGCGCACGGCagcagcccccacccccccctgaaGCTCAACCACTTTGAGCGGGATGAGATGAGATACACGGAGATCAACATGACTGAATGTACGGCTCGCCACTGTGTTCAG TTCTGCGAGATGGTGTCCATCCCGAGCATGTGTCGCTGGGCCGGCCCCATCATAGACGTCTTGTTGGACTACGTGGGCCGTGTGAAGCTGTGCAGCCGCCTGCAGGAGCACCTCGACAGCTATCCAGACTGGCATCCAATCAAAGTCAGAGCCA CCACAACTCCTCCACTGATGCAGATGTGCAGACTGAGGATCCGGCAGGTTGTTGGAGTTCAGCGCCTGAGGAGGCTGAAGACCCTGCCTCTCCCTGGGTCCCTCCTCCGATTCCTGGTGTACAAGGGGGCAAGCATTGACTTTGAATGA
- the asb2a.1 gene encoding ankyrin repeat and SOCS box protein 2 isoform X2, with the protein MSSKPGWMAIHEAACYGQEACLNVLLTGKGQGMINMRTAQDQTALLLAVSYSHAACARLLLERGADTALMNKDRETPLYKACEEDNAEIVAMLLNHGASVNVHCNQGWTPLQEAVCRNNVEICEMLVQAGARLTPANVYGISPLFTAAQSGQVATLRFLIKHGADVDSQATDGATALYEATKNGHVKVVELLLSQKADANKASKRGLLPLHIAAQNGDDILVPMLIPATTKARIRRAGISPLHVAAEHNMDDVLELLIQADFDVNAQLSHEHSKLYEDHRTTALYFSVANNNVDAVRMLLEAGADPNLDLFNPLLVAVRGGCMETVTLLVEHGADVNAYLSTHPTTFPATVLFAMKYLSMLKYILDNGCDALACFRCAHGSSPHPPLKLNHFERDEMRYTEINMTECTARHCVQFCEMVSIPSMCRWAGPIIDVLLDYVGRVKLCSRLQEHLDSYPDWHPIKVRATTTPPLMQMCRLRIRQVVGVQRLRRLKTLPLPGSLLRFLVYKGASIDFE; encoded by the exons ATGTCCAGTAAACCCGGCTGGATGGCCATTCACGAGGCTGCCTGCTACGGACAGGAGGCCTGCCTCAACGTACTGCTGACAG GAAAAGGACAAGGGATGATCAACATGCGAACTGCGCAGGACCAGACTGCGCTTCTTCTGGCAGTCAGCTACTCCCATGCGGCCTGTGCCAGGCTGCTGCTGGAGAGAGGAGCTGACACGGCGCTCATGAATAAAGACAGGGAGACTCCCCTTTACAAAG CTTGCGAGGAAGACAACGCGGAGATCGTGGCGATGCTCCTGAACCACGGGGCGTCGGTGAACGTCCACTGCAACCAGGGCTGGACGCCGCTGCAGGAGGCCGTGTGTCGCAACAACGTGGAGATCTGTGAGATGCTGGTGCAGGCCGGTGCCAGGCTCACCCCAGCCAACGTCTACGGCATCTCCCCGCTCTTCACCGCGGCCCAGAGCGGGCAGGTTGCAACGCTCCGGTTTCTTATTAAACACG GTGCGGATGTTGACAGCCAGGCAACAGATGGCGCCACCGCGCTGTACGAAGCGACCAAAAATGGACACGTGAAGGTCGTGGAGCTGCTCCTCTCGCAGAAGGCCGACGCCAACAAGGCCAGCAAGAGAGGACTACTGCCTCTGCACATCGCTGCCCAGAATGGGGATGACAT CCTGGTGCCCATGCTGATCCCGGCCACTACCAAGGCGCGTATCCGGCGCGCCGGCATCAGCCCCCTGCACGTGGCGGCCGAACACAACATGGACGACGTGCTGGAGCTCCTGATCCAGGCCGACTTCGACGTCAACGCCCAGCTGTCCCACGAGCACTCCAAGCTGTACGAGGACCACCGCACCACCGCGCTCTACTTCTCGGTGGCCAACAACAACGTGGACGCGGTGCGGATGCTGCTGGAGGCGGGCGCCGACCCCAACCTGGACCTGTTCAACCCCCTGCTGGTCGCGGTGCGCGGCGGCTGCATGGAGACGGTCACCCTGCTGGTGGAGCACGGCGCCGACGTCAACGCCTACCTGtccacccaccccaccacctTCCCGGCCACCGTGCTCTTCGCCATGAAGTACCTCTCCATGCTGAAGTACATCCTGGACAACGGCTGCGACGCGCTGGCGTGTTTCCGCTGCGCGCACGGCagcagcccccacccccccctgaaGCTCAACCACTTTGAGCGGGATGAGATGAGATACACGGAGATCAACATGACTGAATGTACGGCTCGCCACTGTGTTCAG TTCTGCGAGATGGTGTCCATCCCGAGCATGTGTCGCTGGGCCGGCCCCATCATAGACGTCTTGTTGGACTACGTGGGCCGTGTGAAGCTGTGCAGCCGCCTGCAGGAGCACCTCGACAGCTATCCAGACTGGCATCCAATCAAAGTCAGAGCCA CCACAACTCCTCCACTGATGCAGATGTGCAGACTGAGGATCCGGCAGGTTGTTGGAGTTCAGCGCCTGAGGAGGCTGAAGACCCTGCCTCTCCCTGGGTCCCTCCTCCGATTCCTGGTGTACAAGGGGGCAAGCATTGACTTTGAATGA
- the LOC132449564 gene encoding ankyrin repeat and SOCS box protein 2-like isoform X1 gives MEFEDYTAYNNLSDEELLQLAIERSLTEQFLESRYTHPPPDAPRTLCPSPNPSPSPSLRPSFKHDLFIEMQIMIRDQDEGALLAFVKENSGSSTATNIDGWTALHEAAYFGVLGCLMILIERFPDMVNRCSPINQTALLLAAYRGHVSCVEYLLEHGADPNICNKEREGPLFRACESKSLRMVELLLRCGASVNKTDNQGATPFHEAVRNDQLEVCEILFQAGAKISTFNIYGNQPFFTAAQSGCSNVLGFLLAKGADINKQARDGATPLYEACKNDHLCTVEILLSHKADVNLPTKSGLLPIHQATQRANKQMVSMLLPLTSKKMVSSSGISPLHLAAEDGLDDILELLIQDGYDVNSQLSREHRLMYEDHRSTALYFSVYDNNLEAATILLEAGADPNLDFFNPLLIAVQKGNAELVELLLMYGADVHGSLSTYKLGFPSAVLLAMNSINVLKLLLDHGCDVHPCFDCDYGSKAHPYFAPLWEGHELQYRRESPTEHSVDFCEAISKYSIKEPGPLISLLLDYVGHIKLCSRLLEILDGCNDGKHIKSKAVPPHPLMQLCRLRIRKILGAKRLKTVNVLPLPNILLRFLWHDVECIS, from the exons ATGGAGTTTGAAGACTACACTGCCTACAATAACCTGTCTGATGAGGAGCTCTTACAGCTAGCCATCGAAAGAAGTCTAACTGAGCAATTCCTCGAGAGCCGTTACACTCATCCCCCTCCTGATGCGCCAAGGACACTGTGTCCAAGTCCAAATCCAAGTCCAAGTCCAAGTCTACGCCCCTCTTTTAAACATGA CCTCTTCATTGAGATGCAGATAATGATCCGCGACCAGGATGAAGGAGCTTTGTTGGCTTTTGTAAAGGAAAACTCAGGCAGCTCGACGGCCACCAATATTGACGGTTGGACCGCTCTCCACGAAGCTGCTTACTTTGGCGTGCTGGGATGCCTCATGATCCTGATAGAAA GGTTTCCTGACATGGTGAACAGATGTAGCCCCATAAACCAGACCGCCCTTCTCCTGGCTGCATACCGAGGACATGTCTCTTGTGTTGAGTATCTCCTGGAGCATGGCGCCGACCCCAACATCTGCAACAAGGAACGAGAGGGTCCGCTGTTCAGAG CATGTGAAAGTAAAAGCCTGCGCATGGTGGAGCTCCTTCTGAGGTGTGGAGCGTCAGTGAACAAGACCGACAACCAGGGAGCAACGCCCTTCCACGAAGCCGTCAGAAACGACCAGCTGGAGGTCTGTGAGATCTTGTTCCAGGCCGGAGCTAAGATCTCTACCTTCAATATCTACGGGAATCAGCCGTTCTTCACCGCCGCACAGAGTGGATGTTCCAATGTCTTGGGATTCCTACTGGCTAAAG GTGCGGATATTAATAAACAGGCTAGAGATGGAGCGACTCCTCTGTACGAAGCATGCAAGAACGACCACCTCTGCACGGTGGAGATTCTTCTGTCACATAAGGCAGACGTAAACCTGCCCACAAAGTCTGGCCTCCTACCCATCCACCAAGCCACGCAGAGGGCAAACAAACA gatggTCTCCATGCTGCTTCCTCTGACCAGCAAGAAGATGGTGAGCAGCAGCGGTATCAGCCCGCTGCACCTCGCCGCCGAGGATGGCTTGGATGACATCCTGGAGCTGCTGATCCAAGACGGCTACGACGTCAACAGCCAGCTGTCCAGGGAGCACCGGCTGATGTATGAGGACCACCGCAGCACGGCGCTGTACTTCTCCGTCTACGACAACAACCTGGAGGCCGCCACCATTCTCCTGGAGGCCGGCGCCGACCCCAACCTGGACTTCTTCAACCCTCTCCTGATCGCCGTCCAGAAGGGAAACGCTGAATTAGTGGAGCTGCTGTTGAT GTACGGAGCAGACGTCCACGGCAGCCTCTCCACATATAAACTGGGCTTCCCGTCGGCCGTGCTGCTGGCCATGAATAGCATCAACGTGCTGAAGCTCCTGTTGGACCATGGCTGCGACGTCCACCCCTGCTTTGACTGTGACTATGGCAGCAAGGCCCATCCATACTTCGCCCCGCTGTGGGAGGGACACGAACTGCAATACAGGAGAGAGTCTCCAACTGAACACTCTGTCGAT ttttgtgaagCCATCTCTAAGTATTCCATTAAGGAGCCCGGTCCGCTCATCTCCCTGCTCCTGGATTATGTTGGCCACATcaaactgtgctcccggttgctGGAGATCCTAGATGGCTGCAACGACGGGAAGCACATCAAAAGCAAGGCAG TACCACCGCATCCCCTGATGCAGCTGTGCAGACTGAGAATCCGGAAGATTCTGGGAGCCAAACGACTTAAAACAGTCAATGTTCTGCCGCTGCCAAATATACTACTGCGTTTTCTCTGGCATGACGTGGAGTGCATTTCATAG
- the LOC132449564 gene encoding ankyrin repeat and SOCS box protein 2-like isoform X2, with the protein MEFEDYTAYNNLSDEELLQLAIERSLTEQFLESRYTHPPPDAPRTLCPSPNPSPSPSLRPSFKHDLFIEMQIMIRDQDEGALLAFVKENSGSSTATNIDGWTALHEAAYFGVLGCLMILIERFPDMVNRCSPINQTALLLAAYRGHVSCVEYLLEHGADPNICNKEREGPLFRACESKSLRMVELLLRCGASVNKTDNQGATPFHEAVRNDQLEVCEILFQAGAKISTFNIYGNQPFFTAAQSGCSNVLGFLLAKGADINKQARDGATPLYEACKNDHLCTVEILLSHKADVNLPTKSGLLPIHQATQRANKQMVSMLLPLTSKKMVSSSGISPLHLAAEDGLDDILELLIQDGYDVNSQLSREHRLMYEDHRSTALYFSVYDNNLEAATILLEAGADPNLDFFNPLLIAVQKGNAELVELLLMYGADVHGSLSTYKLGFPSAVLLAMNSINVLKLLLDHGCDVHPCFDCDYGSKAHPYFAPLWEGHELQYRRESPTEHSVDFCEAISKYSIKEPGPLISLLLDYVGHIKLCSRLLEILDGCNDGKHIKSKYHRIP; encoded by the exons ATGGAGTTTGAAGACTACACTGCCTACAATAACCTGTCTGATGAGGAGCTCTTACAGCTAGCCATCGAAAGAAGTCTAACTGAGCAATTCCTCGAGAGCCGTTACACTCATCCCCCTCCTGATGCGCCAAGGACACTGTGTCCAAGTCCAAATCCAAGTCCAAGTCCAAGTCTACGCCCCTCTTTTAAACATGA CCTCTTCATTGAGATGCAGATAATGATCCGCGACCAGGATGAAGGAGCTTTGTTGGCTTTTGTAAAGGAAAACTCAGGCAGCTCGACGGCCACCAATATTGACGGTTGGACCGCTCTCCACGAAGCTGCTTACTTTGGCGTGCTGGGATGCCTCATGATCCTGATAGAAA GGTTTCCTGACATGGTGAACAGATGTAGCCCCATAAACCAGACCGCCCTTCTCCTGGCTGCATACCGAGGACATGTCTCTTGTGTTGAGTATCTCCTGGAGCATGGCGCCGACCCCAACATCTGCAACAAGGAACGAGAGGGTCCGCTGTTCAGAG CATGTGAAAGTAAAAGCCTGCGCATGGTGGAGCTCCTTCTGAGGTGTGGAGCGTCAGTGAACAAGACCGACAACCAGGGAGCAACGCCCTTCCACGAAGCCGTCAGAAACGACCAGCTGGAGGTCTGTGAGATCTTGTTCCAGGCCGGAGCTAAGATCTCTACCTTCAATATCTACGGGAATCAGCCGTTCTTCACCGCCGCACAGAGTGGATGTTCCAATGTCTTGGGATTCCTACTGGCTAAAG GTGCGGATATTAATAAACAGGCTAGAGATGGAGCGACTCCTCTGTACGAAGCATGCAAGAACGACCACCTCTGCACGGTGGAGATTCTTCTGTCACATAAGGCAGACGTAAACCTGCCCACAAAGTCTGGCCTCCTACCCATCCACCAAGCCACGCAGAGGGCAAACAAACA gatggTCTCCATGCTGCTTCCTCTGACCAGCAAGAAGATGGTGAGCAGCAGCGGTATCAGCCCGCTGCACCTCGCCGCCGAGGATGGCTTGGATGACATCCTGGAGCTGCTGATCCAAGACGGCTACGACGTCAACAGCCAGCTGTCCAGGGAGCACCGGCTGATGTATGAGGACCACCGCAGCACGGCGCTGTACTTCTCCGTCTACGACAACAACCTGGAGGCCGCCACCATTCTCCTGGAGGCCGGCGCCGACCCCAACCTGGACTTCTTCAACCCTCTCCTGATCGCCGTCCAGAAGGGAAACGCTGAATTAGTGGAGCTGCTGTTGAT GTACGGAGCAGACGTCCACGGCAGCCTCTCCACATATAAACTGGGCTTCCCGTCGGCCGTGCTGCTGGCCATGAATAGCATCAACGTGCTGAAGCTCCTGTTGGACCATGGCTGCGACGTCCACCCCTGCTTTGACTGTGACTATGGCAGCAAGGCCCATCCATACTTCGCCCCGCTGTGGGAGGGACACGAACTGCAATACAGGAGAGAGTCTCCAACTGAACACTCTGTCGAT ttttgtgaagCCATCTCTAAGTATTCCATTAAGGAGCCCGGTCCGCTCATCTCCCTGCTCCTGGATTATGTTGGCCACATcaaactgtgctcccggttgctGGAGATCCTAGATGGCTGCAACGACGGGAAGCACATCAAAAGCAAG TACCACCGCATCCCCTGA
- the serpina10a gene encoding serpin peptidase inhibitor, clade A (alpha-1 antiproteinase, antitrypsin), member 10a isoform X2 — MSGGLWILGAVAALLSVHLASSQELTIGNAVFASRLYRAVSSRTDDNVLLSPYTLSAAVAMLASGCEGATRQQLLSASSLGSLEPTNIPGLFQALQNSITREGGFPLQQGLAIFPSTAYTLAPSYQELVETQFRGKAQGLSYASRMEAMHSINSWALTQTADQVKDVVGSLDAETKLLLVSVAYYQTQFSFLFNASITQDERFYVNRYQIVQVPMMFHSGKHHLAYDPSLKLGLLKLPMAGGVAMLVMLPDENISVTSVEEEFTAERFQGWLLKLKRTRLEVQLPRFLMESSSNLQDVLKQMKVTDVFQDEADLSGMTTDEGIQLTQVYHKAAITVDESGPVTGRSPMEIFNSPPPRLTINRPFLFIIYHEETGSILHMGRVVDPRQT, encoded by the exons ATGAGTGGAGGTTTGTGGATCCTGGGCGCTGTCGCGGCTCTCCTCTCCGTGCACTTAGCCAGCTCCCAGGAGCTGACCATTGGGAACGCGGTCTTTGCCAGCCGGCTGTACCGGGCGGTCTCCAGCCGCACGGACGACAACGTGCTCCTCTCCCCGTACACCTTGTCCGCGGCAGTGGCCATGCTTGCCAGCGGCTGCGAGGGTGCGACGCGGCAGCAGCTTCTGTCTGCGAGCAGTCTCGGATCCCTGGAGCCAACGAATATCCCAG GTCTCTTCCAGGCCCTCCAGAACTCCATCACCAGGGAAGGGGGCTTCCCCCTGCAGCAGGGCCTGGCCATCTTCCCCTCCACAGCCTACACCCTGGCCCCCTCCTACCAGGAGCTGGTGGAGACCCAGTTCAGAGGCAAGGCCCAGGGCCTCTCCTACGCCTCCCGGATGGAGGCCATGCACTCCATCAACAGCTGGGCCCTGACCCAGACCGCCGACCAGGTCAAGGACGTGGTGGGCAGCCTGGATGCCGAGACCAAGCTGCTACTGGTCAGCGTGGCATACTACCAAA CTCAGTTCTCCTTCCTCTTCAACGCCAGCATCACCCAGGACGAGCGCTTCTACGTGAACCGCTACCAAATCGTCCAGGTGCCCATGATGTTCCACTCGGGGAAGCACCACCTGGCCTATGACCCCTCCCTCAAACTGGGCCTCCTCAAGCTGCCCATGGCGGGCGGCGTGGCCATGCTGGTGATGCTGCCTGATGAGAACATCTCTGTGACgtcggtggaggaggagttcaCAGCCGAGAGGTTCCAGGGTTGGCTGCTGAAGCTTAAGAGGAC GAGGTTGGAGGTGCAGCTCCCTCGCTTCCTGATGGAAAGTTCCAGCAATCTGCAGGACGTCCTGAAGCAGATGAAGGTCACAGACGTCTTCCAGGACGAAGCAGACCTGTCCGGCATGACAACAGATGAAGGCATCCAGCTTACCCAG GTTTACCACAAGGCAGCCATCACGGTGGACGAGAGCGGCCCGGTCACCGGGCGCTCCCCGATGGAGATCTTTAACAGCCCTCCACCCCGGCTCACCATCAACAGAcccttcctcttcatcatctatCACGAGGAGACAGGCAGCATCCTTCACATGGGCCGTGTGGTGGACCCACGCCAAACATAG
- the serpina10a gene encoding serpin peptidase inhibitor, clade A (alpha-1 antiproteinase, antitrypsin), member 10a isoform X1, which yields MDWIPVKVLIIRRILPLSGKKMSGGLWILGAVAALLSVHLASSQELTIGNAVFASRLYRAVSSRTDDNVLLSPYTLSAAVAMLASGCEGATRQQLLSASSLGSLEPTNIPGLFQALQNSITREGGFPLQQGLAIFPSTAYTLAPSYQELVETQFRGKAQGLSYASRMEAMHSINSWALTQTADQVKDVVGSLDAETKLLLVSVAYYQTQFSFLFNASITQDERFYVNRYQIVQVPMMFHSGKHHLAYDPSLKLGLLKLPMAGGVAMLVMLPDENISVTSVEEEFTAERFQGWLLKLKRTRLEVQLPRFLMESSSNLQDVLKQMKVTDVFQDEADLSGMTTDEGIQLTQVYHKAAITVDESGPVTGRSPMEIFNSPPPRLTINRPFLFIIYHEETGSILHMGRVVDPRQT from the exons ATGGATTGGATTCCGGTAAAAGTGCTTATTATCCGCCGGATACTACCACTCTCTG GCAAGAAGATGAGTGGAGGTTTGTGGATCCTGGGCGCTGTCGCGGCTCTCCTCTCCGTGCACTTAGCCAGCTCCCAGGAGCTGACCATTGGGAACGCGGTCTTTGCCAGCCGGCTGTACCGGGCGGTCTCCAGCCGCACGGACGACAACGTGCTCCTCTCCCCGTACACCTTGTCCGCGGCAGTGGCCATGCTTGCCAGCGGCTGCGAGGGTGCGACGCGGCAGCAGCTTCTGTCTGCGAGCAGTCTCGGATCCCTGGAGCCAACGAATATCCCAG GTCTCTTCCAGGCCCTCCAGAACTCCATCACCAGGGAAGGGGGCTTCCCCCTGCAGCAGGGCCTGGCCATCTTCCCCTCCACAGCCTACACCCTGGCCCCCTCCTACCAGGAGCTGGTGGAGACCCAGTTCAGAGGCAAGGCCCAGGGCCTCTCCTACGCCTCCCGGATGGAGGCCATGCACTCCATCAACAGCTGGGCCCTGACCCAGACCGCCGACCAGGTCAAGGACGTGGTGGGCAGCCTGGATGCCGAGACCAAGCTGCTACTGGTCAGCGTGGCATACTACCAAA CTCAGTTCTCCTTCCTCTTCAACGCCAGCATCACCCAGGACGAGCGCTTCTACGTGAACCGCTACCAAATCGTCCAGGTGCCCATGATGTTCCACTCGGGGAAGCACCACCTGGCCTATGACCCCTCCCTCAAACTGGGCCTCCTCAAGCTGCCCATGGCGGGCGGCGTGGCCATGCTGGTGATGCTGCCTGATGAGAACATCTCTGTGACgtcggtggaggaggagttcaCAGCCGAGAGGTTCCAGGGTTGGCTGCTGAAGCTTAAGAGGAC GAGGTTGGAGGTGCAGCTCCCTCGCTTCCTGATGGAAAGTTCCAGCAATCTGCAGGACGTCCTGAAGCAGATGAAGGTCACAGACGTCTTCCAGGACGAAGCAGACCTGTCCGGCATGACAACAGATGAAGGCATCCAGCTTACCCAG GTTTACCACAAGGCAGCCATCACGGTGGACGAGAGCGGCCCGGTCACCGGGCGCTCCCCGATGGAGATCTTTAACAGCCCTCCACCCCGGCTCACCATCAACAGAcccttcctcttcatcatctatCACGAGGAGACAGGCAGCATCCTTCACATGGGCCGTGTGGTGGACCCACGCCAAACATAG